The sequence GTCTTACTTCGGGTTGAAGATTCAGAGAATGCTTCTGACGATAAGGATGAGGATGTTGGCAGGAATGCGCAGAGGTATAATAACAGGGGGTAATCGTCACTTGGTCCGATAAGggctcaaaattttaaaaggagTGGAAACAACTCTGGATTATCGAGCGGGGGTTCTAACTTCGGTACACCTTAAAGAGGAGGTAGATCCACTGGTGGTTCTCGTTTTCAGAATCAAGGAAACTCCAGCAGTTCAGGTGTTCAGTTTTGTCGCAGGTGTAACACCCGTCACTATGGCGAGTGTAAGAGAGGAAGTAGTGGATGTTTCACTTGCGGACAAATAGGGCATATGGCCTATAATTGTCCTCAGAATCAGAAGAATTAGCCTGCTAATCTACCACTTGTAGTCCCCTTACAGCAGTTTCCAGCACCTGGTAATCGTCAGCAGATAGGCCACGGTAAAGCTTTCCACTACCAAGGGGACGTAACCCCGTACCAGGGATGACCATACCAGTACACACCTGAGGTTCCCTACTATTAGGGAGGCTATCAGCAGATTCAAGGAGGCTGTCAGCAGACTCAATGAGGTTATCCATAGTTTTAGGGAGACTATACGTCGAATCATGGTGGTGGAGCATAGATGTATACTAGAGGACAACATCAGAATCTAGACGTAACGTCTAGTAGTGGAGGTTCAGGCAGACAAGCAAATCTACCCCATTAGGGCCGAGGTAATCAGACTCAAGCAAGCAGGGGCTGTGGAGGTAGGTGACAAGTTTAGGGAAGAGTCAACAATATCACCCTATAGGATGCTCAGGCTAATCCGGACTTGATCATGGATATGTTGAATGTTCTAGGCCATTTTACTAAAGTTTTAGTTGATTCTGGTGCTACACATTTAGTTATTTCCCATAAGTTTGCTCAAACGACTCAACCACATCCTACTTCACTCGGTTGCGAGTTGGAATTCTTGATGCCTAGGGGTGAAATCTATTATGTTGGGAATATCAAGGATGTCCCATCCTTGTCGAAGATGTACTCATGTCGGCTAATCTTGTTCCTTTGGATATCGTTGATTTTGACGTTATCTTAGGCATGGATTGGTTACACTACAATCGTGCCAGGTTGGATTATTATGAGAATGTTGTTACTTTTCATCGACTGGGAATGCCTACTATCACGTTTATTGGTGAACGTGATGGTCTAAAGCACGGAGTTATCACTGCCATGAGGGCGAGACGACTGTTGAGTAAAGGTTGTCAAGGCTATTTAGCTCATGTTGTGTTATCGGAAGGGACTATTACATATGTGGAGGACATCGGAGTAGTTAGGCACTTTCTCGATGTTTTTCCTGAGGAATTACCTGGCTTACTCCCAGATCGTGAAGTGGAGTTCACCATTGATATACTTCCAGGTACTAATCCTATTTCCTTTACACCTTACCGTATGGCTCTAGCAGAGTTAAGGGAACTTAAAACTCAATTGAAAGAGTTGGTTGATAAGGGTTTCATTCAGCCAAGCACTTCCCCGTTGGGAGCTCCAGTTCTGTTTGTCAGGAAGAAAGATGAAACTTTGAGGTTATGCATCGACTTATAAACAGTGAATCGGGTGatgattaaaaaccgttatccgttACCTCGTATTGATGATCTCTTTGACTAACATAAGGGTGCTTGTGTGTTCTCAAAGATTGACCTAAGATTgggttactaccaattgaagatCAGAAGTGACGACGTTCCGAAGACAGCTTTCAGAACTTGATATGGTCATTacgagtttcttgtgatgccatttggattgactaatgcacTAGCAACTTTCATGAAcctgatgaatcgagtatttcATCCATACCTCGACAGGTTCGTCATTGTTTTCATAGATAACATTTTGGTGTATTCAAAGAATGAAATTGATCATTCTAGGCATCTGCGTTTGGTTCTAAAGACACTAAAGGCAAATCGatggtatgctaagtttagcaaatgtaaGTTTTGGCTGGATCAAGCGTCATTCTTAGGGCACGTAGTATCAGCTCAGGGTGTGCTTGTGGATCCTCATAAAGTAGTAACcatggagaattgggaacaacctcagACAGTTACGGAAGTTCGAAGCTTTCTTGGTCTTGCTGGCTATTATCGACGCTTTGGGAAAGGCTTTTCAACCATGGCACTACCTCTGACAAAATTGACTAGAAAAGACGTTCCTCTTGTGTGGAGTAATGAGTGTGAATAGAGTTTCCAGTAGTTGAAGTACcttctcactcatgcacctgtctTAGCACTTCCCAATAATGGTGGAAACTTCGAGATCTACAGTGATGCGTCTCTGAATGGTCTTGGATGTGTGTTAATACAACATGATAAAGTGATTGCTTATGCATCGCTGTAGCTAAAGCCTCATGAGAGGAACTATCCTACTCATGATCTCAAGTTGGCAGCGATCATGTTTGCTTTGAAAATCTGGAGGCACTATCTTTATGAGGaaaagtgtaagatcttcactgatcatAAGAGCCTTAAGTATATCTTCACTCAGCCAGATCTCAATCTTTGGCAATGGAGATGGGTAGAGTTGctcagtgattatgactgcactattgagtatcacCCAAGTCGTACCAATTCGGTAGTTGATGCTCTTAGTAGGAAGTCTCATGGCTAACTTAATGCTCTTTATGCGAGTCGCATTCCTCTTTTGACTAACCTAAGATCCACTGAAGTAGCATTGAAAACGGGTCGACGGGGGGCCCTAATTGCAAGTTTTTATGTCAAACCGGTTCTGTTAGATCGTGTTCTCAAAGCCCAGAGGAACGATACAAAATCTCAGGAATTGATACAGGCAATGTCAgacgggaaaaagaaagactatGGATTAGAGATCATGACAACATGCTTATGCAAGGTAAGCGGATGTATGTATCGAATGTTGAGGAACTAAAGAGAGACATATTGGATGAAGCGCATATCTCtgcttatgcaatgcatccagggaataccaagatgtatcataccatccgACACTTCTATTATTGGCccggtatgaaaagagaaattgtagAGTATGTTAGTCGTTGTGCAATTTGTCAGTAGGTTAAGGCAGAAAGGAAAAAGCAATTTGGATTGCTACAACCACTCCCAAtacctcagtggaaatgggaagatattacaatggatttcgtgtataaaTTACCTCGTATGTGAAATGGTTACAATGGTATTTAGGTGATAGTTGATTAATTTACCAAGTCAGCGCACTTTATACCCGTTCGTGAGAATTACTCGTTAAGTCAGTTGGCCGAACGGTTCATCTCTGAAGTGGTTAGGTACCACGGGGTTCCAATTAGTATTATTTCTGACCGGGATCCCCGATTTACTTTGAAGTTCtgggtagcttttcaggaagTTTTGGGATCGAGATTACTCTACAGCATCgcctatcatcctcaaaccgatGGGCAGTCAGAGAGAACTATCCAGACattggaagatatgttgagatcgtCAGTTTTATAGTTTGGTGACGCTTGGTACAAACGCTTACCATTGATAGAGTTTAGGTACAACAACAACTTCCATTctagtattggtatggcaccatttgaagAGTTGTATGGGAAAACATGTCGTACTCCACTAAGTTAGTCCGAAGTTGGTGAATGAGTTTTGGTGGGCCCTGAGATCGTGGATGAGACGACATAGAACATTCAGGTGATAAaggctaacctgaaagcggcccaggatcaGTAGAAGAGTATCGCAGACAGACATTCTATCGATAAAGGTTATAAGGTtggtgattgggtattcttgAAGTTATCGCCGTGGAAAGGTGTTGTGCAATTCGGCAAGAAAGGGAAACTCAGCCC is a genomic window of Malus domestica chromosome 09, GDT2T_hap1 containing:
- the LOC139187833 gene encoding uncharacterized protein, which produces MSANLVPLDIVDFDVILGMDWLHYNRARLDYYENVVTFHRLGMPTITFIGERDGLKHGVITAMRARRLLSKGCQGYLAHVVLSEGTITYVEDIGVVRHFLDVFPEELPGLLPDREVEFTIDILPGTNPISFTPYRMALAELRELKTQLKELVDKGFIQPSTSPLGAPVLFVRKKDETLRFVIVFIDNILVYSKNEIDHSRHLRLVLKTLKLKPHERNYPTHDLKLAAIMFALKIWRHYLYEEKYRVLKAQRNDTKSQELIQAMSDGKKKDYGLEIMTTCLCKLSPWKGVVQFGKKGKLSPKYIGPYHIVERVGEVAYRLTLPSELAIVHNVFHVSMLRRYVSDPSHVIPPQPMEINPDLTYDEVPVTILDWKDKVLRNKTIWMVKVLWRNYSFEEPTWETE